The genomic segment ACACATCCAGACagcatgtacaaacacacacacacacgcgcagtAAGGCACTAAGCAGAGTCTCAGTAGCAGAGGAGTGTTACGTTTCCACATCAGGCTCATATTCAGTGAGCTCCTGCTGCCAGCAAACAGGGTCATACTGCAGATAAACAGCAGAGAAGCTTCAGGATGAAGCAATAACCTGAAGTATGTGAGAGAAACAATAACCTGAGACAAAATGCTtctctcctgtttctcctcttccttcctcactCTCAATGGCCTCCTCTAACTTTCTTATCCTTGTCTTCATTTTCATGCTTTCACTTCACCTCCTTGCTTCTTAAAGGGTACAGAGATAAGAACTGATCACTATCAGAATAGTTGGAGACTAATTATGCCTAAATAATGCTTAAATTGCTGGGCAAATTCCTGTGCTCTTGCAGACTGGTCACATATAAACCATACATTGTGCTGTAAAAACACTGGCCAATGTCATATAAACGTACCTTTTCTCTTTTGGACAGTGTCCATCTGAGGCTCCTAAACTCCAGTCCAGTGCAGGGGGGGGTGGAAGGAATGCCCTGTTGGCTGACATCCAGAGAGGAACCAGGCTCAGGAAAGTCACACAGGTCAACGACCGCAGTGCCCCTGTTGTTGATAGTAAGAGAAAAAACCTCACCATCCTgccagcacagacacacttagTCTTTGTGTGGCACTTAATGGTACTCACATGGTGTTTGTGTCACTGACTAATCCATTCTCATTGTGGAATTGGGTCTAATAGTGTGTAGATAGTGCTATTGTAGTGAAAGCAGATGTCGTGATAAAAAGAAGAtacaagaaatgacagaaagatgaaaaaaaaaatacataaataaaaaaatccaaatgcatacacacacacacaatccaggGCTCACTTCAGGAAAGAATGCCCTTTGGCAGATAAGGATACAGACAATGTAGGAAACTACTGTTTACAGTGgcagacacagcagagaggacaTGTGTGTCTCCACTTTATCCTTAGtttaacaataaaatgtatgaagGTTCCATAGCACCTTTGTAATAAGGCACTCGTTCAATTTTTAGAGTATTtcaaaactttcattttgtacaaaacacatttctgttacAGGTAAAAAAGAAACTTGAAAAATTAAATTTGGTTAGTCAGTTAATTAGCTTTTACAGAGATGAGGGCTTGAATGGTGGGCCAAGTGGCACCTTTTGGTATGTGCGTTGTATACAGCCAGGCCAGTGGAAACAGACTGCTCAGGTGGCCCTCAGGGAGATCAGATGATCTGGGTGGTGCAAAGTTAACATATGTTTCTGCCTGTGCGATCGCTCATcttaatgttgttttctttccacaaTCAACAAGAGCACATTCATTCTCAATGAATTAAACAATAAGTGAAAGGAGTTGTGGTTaagtatttgtatttaaaaaaaaacaaaaattaaaaacaaaaacccatgATCAATTACATGATcaatttctgcttttgtctgttATGGGTACTCATCTGTAGTCTATATGTATGTTGTTCCCTAGAGCCCATTGCCAACACTGGAGATGCCTCCAGCAGCATTGGTGCTATTCAAGGTCAAGCAGGAGTGGTGGCACCCATGGGACCCACTTTGAGTGGGCTATTTGCTGGAGGGTTTCCCACTCTACGGCCTACAGGACAAAGAGATTTAGCAGGGAAGTCCTCAGGTTAGTAAGATGGCGCCTTCTTACTagatcagtgttgtgttttcagttacaATAAGAGTAACTCTGAGTCctcttgtgcatgtgtgtgtttaagtgagTCGCTCAAGCTCATCCGTGTCCCTGAAGCCACAGTGGAACACACCCACACCTTCAGATGCCAGCAACGTCCCAGAGCCTCAGAGGACGGTGGAGCTCCGGGGCGCCGTTCACTGGCCACTTGCTCCTTcatcctctgctcctccctccCCGTCTCACAGCAGCAGGCCCCCACCTCCCTTCCCCACTTCCTCTCCCCCTgcccctccctctgctcctcccccacctcccccacctcaAGCCTTCCAGGATCGTCCAACCAACAGGCCTCCGCCCCTCCCTTCCtgtcctccccctccacctccatcccAGATCAGTAAGCCTACCTGGCTCCCCATCCAGCACTCTCACTACACCAACATATCCCATCCCTTGATTCCaactcctcctccccctcctccacctttcCAACCCTCCTCCACTGTCCCAGGGGACCGCTCCTCAGGGTCCTTCTACCCTCTGCCCCCCTCTCCGATCCACTTTGAACCCTTGAGGTTCCCCATCATGCGGGAAAGTCCTCTGGGaccacctccaccaccccctcctccccttgtGCCAGCTTCCTTCACCCATACCTGTCCATCAACCCTTCCACCACCACCGCCCAAGGTGGCCCCAGTGCCCTCACTAGCCATGTGCTCTCTGCCACCATCATATCCCTGTAATGCTCCCACCCGACGGCCACCCGCTGTGCCCAGAAATGCAGGTCAGTGAAACGCTCCATTTCTTTCCAATAACCAAGAGCTGGTCCAGGGAACATCCTCTAGTTAAATGTGGATACATGGTCTGTTTTTGACTATTCAATCAGTAAGAGAACCACCCATCATGGTggcaaacaaagaaacaaaacaaaacaaacagcaaaacaatagGTAGCCCACTATAGAGCAGCGCTAATTACAATCTGGTGTTGCAGATAATATAAAAAGTTGGCTTGCAAAAAAATGATTTAACCAAAATAGGATACTAAGGTATTAGGTTATTAAGTTTTGCTAGTGCTTCATAGCCAGCATTAACATTAAGAGCTGTGTAGAAGAAACATATTTCCTTATGATCATTATCCAACTCCACTCTTTTACTCAGTTTTACTGTCTCTAGAGGTGGAAAtcatcctttttgttttgttcatatttctttcacttttcttcttttgaaatTAGCATCCTAGATAATCCCAGATAGCACTGATCTGGCCCACACCATCCTGTCACTCTCCTATACCGAGTCAGTAACTTTATCTTCCAGTCTGACTTGAGGTGATGCTGCTcaaagggtgttttttttttttttttttttgacctggTGTTCTGTAATCACAACTATGACTTAAGCGCTTGTTTAATGGTCAGTAAACAACTATTCACACGAGCATTGGTTATatgtagcaacagcaaaacataGTTATACCTTATTTAAACCAAGCTTGAACCTGGAAAGGATCCACATTGAGGTTTTGAAAATTTGCCATTTATGATATTAAGTTTTGTTTCGTAAACATTTAGCTGATAACTTCATATAGAACGGCATTTAACTATACGACTATGTCCAACAAAATACACAGATataacacaagcacacaaaaattttgaaaacaaaaacacctgctcaaaaagttgaaatgattgtgttgtttttctatgTCTGAAACTGTCAATTGCAGGTTTGAAAATTGTGGCAGCTGTTGCAAGTAGTCATTGAATCAGTATGTTAcgcaattatatatatatatatatatatatcagtgtAATTTCTCAGGTAGAGATTAGCAGTTGAGATGTGGTTCTACTTTTTATGCTGCCCTTCCATTAATATTATCAGACTCCTCTCACCCCCTTGTGGCAGGTGTAGGTCGGCTcgctcctccaccagctcctccgGCACGTTCTCCCACCACTGAGTTGTCCACTcgcattcctcctcctcctccaccaccaccacctcccctgCCCCCATCCAGTCTCAGGAACGGACACCTGCAGAGCCTGGGTGAGACAACTTTTACAACTTGGAATTATgagaaattaaaacaacaattaAGAAGAAACAGACAATTATCTAACTGACTACATCCTCACTTTTCTCTTGCAGATGATTTTGAATCCAAGTTCCAGTTCCACCCTGTAGAAGATTTACCTCCTCCTGATGAATTCAAGCCTTTCCCTCGGATCTACCCTAGCAAAGAAAGCAGAGGTAGCAGCCAAGAGCTTGTTAtttcaaacttattttttttcatgactttaGTCTCCTTTGTTGAACTGTTTTTTTGGTCTTCTTTTCGTTCAGTGAACCCCAAACCACCTGGGATCAGGACACACCTCAGATGAGTCAAGGCCTCGCCCTGATCTTtatcccccccccacacactccATCTGTTCCACCTCTTTCTTAAGACACTTTGTGACAATCGCATAATTGCCATGGATTTATATCGACGCAAACCCTGTATGTATCTTGTGGtttgtatatcagtctctgcaTGTTAGTGTCAAACAGGCACCCGCCTCATACTGACtatgtgacctctgaccttatCCAGTGTGGAATGTTTTGAATGtgtatgaggaggaggagggcactCCCTACTCATGCTCAGAAAGTacagactacacacacacatacaatctTATAGGCAGTGTTTTCTAGAGGCTATATTTAACATGCTTCTTCACACAGTGTTTAAAGGCGAGGTATTTCAGTATCTATATGAAGTCTAGCAATTTTTGATTTCCTGTCTTGAGGGGTATCTCTCTCTTGTCATGCTATATTTAGCAGCACATTAAGTATGAATGAAACcagcaaacattaaacattaataaaccGAGCTTTAAGATCACCTCATTATACACAAATTGTAATTGAGCAATAACTTCTTTATCCTCAAGCACTTCTTTAAATGTGATGCAAAATGCCCTTATgctacatttttaatttatggtTTGATGCAAGCAAGGCAATCATCTCTGCAGCTCTATGTTTTCCTCCTGTCGAGCCAACTAGTTTCCACTGTTCACTCACACAGTTGGGTGGCCATAAATCATTATGTATACTACTGTGTTATTTTCTTCGTACCTAAATAagatgtgaaaatatgaaaacaaatttgatGTGAAAATTACTTGCATTGTGAAGAGTATGTGAATGCATCAGTCTTACACACGTGTTTGATGATATAAATAGATTAAGTCAactttcctgtctccctctgtaGTCAATAATTCTAATGCCTTTGATGACAATGCCACCTGCTGGTGCAGCGTGTAATGCACTGCAAGGTGTAATGGACCAGTATGCAACTGAActtgttttcaaaaaaaatatttccacctTCTAACTCCCATTTAGTTAAGAATAGAAAATAATATGGGAATCTGCTTTTGAGTTTAGTCTTGATACATCCACATGAAGGGAGGAAAACTCAAACAATATATCATTTCAGCACTAACATCAAGTGTAATGAACCTTTCTCACAGACAGTTTGACTTCACAGGTGTCTCTAATAACATCTAGAGTCCATTGAATTGCACCAGTGTCAGTGTCTGTATTGCGCATCACAAATGACGACTGAAGTTTGACTGTTTTCAGCAGGAACCACTTGTGCTGTTGGGAGTCACATTAAGTGCCATAAAATAGCCTCAATTGCACCCAGAAAAAGACCCTctttaatgttaaataaaaatggaaaacaacaaaatttatattttcatgactAAACACAGTCTGGTGTATTTGATGAAACATAGGCCTGatctttgattaaaaatggaCTTCAGAGAGTTAATATATACGATGGGAAGGAACCTTTCGCTATTGGAGTTTTAGAGAGACAAAGTTAGAGAAGTCAGGATGACAGGAACACATTTGGTTGATTACAATTCAAGAAACAGAAATGCGAAAAGGCAAAGATTTGCAGAGGTAAAATACCACTACAAGTAAACCTAATAAACTCACTGGCTCAAAACCCACTACACACAGTTGTACAAAAAGCTTTGATAAAAAGGTAAACCTGAGAGAATCATTGCAGTAAACCCTGGACAAAAGTGTTTCCAGCACGAGAGTCATGGCACTGGGTCAGACTTTAAAGTTCATCATGCTTGTAAGTGAACTCTCTGGAGGATATGaagccatctttgttttcatcctctttggcaaaAATATCTGCCACCATGTTTTCATGTAGTGTGTCATTGGGGGGGTAGCCATGACGCTCAAACTCCTTCCTCAGGTACTCCTTGACCTGGCAGACAGTGACAGGTTgagtgagacaaaaaaaatgattaggatatgtaaaaaaagaaaactgtactCTCAGCAGACAAATCTAGTTCTATGGCCAgttttttcagtctgtctccAAATTTATTTAACTTGAGTTCATAGTTGGTGTTGGTCACTACTGGAGTGCCTGACTTGTTTGTAACTGTAGTAGTAATGTCATCAACCagctatttaaaaaacaaaacaaaaaaacaataaacaaaattgagatttcaaaataaagcaaacagtgAAGAGGATTGCTCACGGGGCATCACTTTTTTGCTGAGGCCATGATGTATACCTCTTGTCTGGACAGTTTCCAGTCATCATTGAGATCCATCTCCTGGAAGGACTCGTGTGATCGCGGTCCATTTCTGATCTCAAGCACCTCGACAATAAAGGTCAACGTGCTTTCAGGTGGGATCTTACCTGTTGCAAAGAGGTAAAGAGGTCAGTTAAAAATTGGGACATAAACCTAATTTAGGAAACATGATTTGTGTAAACAAACTGGTTTGGTAATTTCCTCCAAAGATTAGGAAAACTAAGTTTGGTGTTAGTCATGTTAtaacttaatatttttttgttctcatAGCAGAGggccacagaggtggaggggagATGTTACTGGTTAGTGTAGTGGTGCTTACCAAGATAAAGGCATACTACACTTCACATGCTCCAGGTTGAGAAAATGTGGACTAACGTTACTGAATGAAACCGTCATTCAGTGTAGGAGTCCTAAAAAGCCATTCAAAACAAGACAGACATATAAAAACATGCATAGTGTCTTTAGAGTCTCATCCTGTGTACAACCACAAGCAGTAGAGGAGGATGTAGTGTACCTGTGAAACAACATGCAGCGCAGCTTACAAGCATACAGATCCCACCACGGTACCTTTCCCCTCCTTCCCGTAAGCCAGCGCCGGAGGTATGACcagtttcctcttctctccagcGCACATGTCCTGCAGGCCTTTATCCCAGCCCTGAATCGCCTCTCTGATGCCCAGGGTGAACCACATTGGCTGTTTGTCACCTTCGGCTCGGCTGGTGGGTAGAAAGTTACATCGCCAAAGTACAGgacataaacaaaaactgtccaCTTGATGAAAGAGACAGCAGCACCACAGGTGCACCCAGAAAAAGACCCTCTTTAATGTTcaataaaaattgaaaacaatgttcatattttcatgACTAAACACAGTCTAGTCTATTTTATGAAACATAGGCCTGatctttgatt from the Echeneis naucrates chromosome 11, fEcheNa1.1, whole genome shotgun sequence genome contains:
- the wipf3 gene encoding WAS/WASL-interacting protein family member 3, translated to MPAPPPPPPPPAAPPPPPPPCAALPQCPSEAPKLQSSAGGGGRNALLADIQRGTRLRKVTQVNDRSAPVVDKPIANTGDASSSIGAIQGQAGVVAPMGPTLSGLFAGGFPTLRPTGQRDLAGKSSVSRSSSSVSLKPQWNTPTPSDASNVPEPQRTVELRGAVHWPLAPSSSAPPSPSHSSRPPPPFPTSSPPAPPSAPPPPPPPQAFQDRPTNRPPPLPSCPPPPPPSQISKPTWLPIQHSHYTNISHPLIPTPPPPPPPFQPSSTVPGDRSSGSFYPLPPSPIHFEPLRFPIMRESPLGPPPPPPPPLVPASFTHTCPSTLPPPPPKVAPVPSLAMCSLPPSYPCNAPTRRPPAVPRNAGVGRLAPPPAPPARSPTTELSTRIPPPPPPPPPPLPPSSLRNGHLQSLDDFESKFQFHPVEDLPPPDEFKPFPRIYPSKESRVNPKPPGIRTHLR
- the LOC115050714 gene encoding peptidyl-prolyl cis-trans isomerase FKBP14-like, giving the protein MLLTVLSWLCSCLLASVSGGKLPEAEVQIEVMYRPFICHRKSKYGDILLVHHDGYFENGTMFHSSRAEGDKQPMWFTLGIREAIQGWDKGLQDMCAGEKRKLVIPPALAYGKEGKGKIPPESTLTFIVEVLEIRNGPRSHESFQEMDLNDDWKLSRQEVKEYLRKEFERHGYPPNDTLHENMVADIFAKEDENKDGFISSREFTYKHDEL